A section of the Drosophila sechellia strain sech25 chromosome 3L, ASM438219v1, whole genome shotgun sequence genome encodes:
- the LOC6610768 gene encoding claspin yields MSESLAETAAAAENEEQADDSMEKLVFDEEDEQMVSGEDLLGGKSLMMSDDSETEDGTQEKALKVSPKNRRRRMMDSDQKDEPLEQGKDDSTKNNEDVEEKMVSRPKKKVSAIIDSDNDEEQQADKKTRKEEEKQPVKKSKKKQSQVDDDQEEQEKPVKPNKTKKAVKNKKLTQADKVEDDQDNSSKEGKPKKVVKNKKQTAKEDKSQANEEDDHHQQDEKPAKTQKSKKLSKKQMQPEDEKEDNGTAQDKKKPPPKSKAKKSVKSKIDSQLDKEEDLQMDVDEDPKIDQEDQETQKQKKSAKKINKDNKEKSGGDQEHQEQKKAPKKNKKINSDNIDTIDDKEQIVKPKKLTKKIKKKVLSDDESEENHDDEVEDQTLKKMGSENKPDMGSDKEDQEMQEPPKKAKKSKQRMDSESEDEIPKTQSEEETSSPKNKLKGLVDSESEPEEAAAEVSPVKNKLKGLVDSESETELDNPEESAGEQEAPIESALSREKPKKPKVVRESAKKALEGMQAIQSEQQRLHREAHINVPYHQPKPRTLKEFLSRRTINAPLATALAGGSPMPSRQPRKSVGLRMTREELEAYAKLMEDRAKEATEFFKSESEPDEEDDSENEEPMELKDNPGVMDERLDNPKTPEEPKNDTEDMTSQAVIEEPVLDEDNPVGEEALVADSINEEEPIPSTSTAAALNIADNLESHQETNTTSPSKVCLVTEVVELPKLDLSTINITPPSKPATPKISEVIRRLKIEKSLDESPSLKGDPNMVIDLETGDMFAKKPTGVDDLLNRLMKTREAKKHKTTETVNILTTEHGKLEMSKVSIHLHEEEIAKEPKPGAGYLKMQEHLKTLITKKRMEDLRKKQAEEQEKMAEDEEEGMDVDEEYEPEDKPGYAEVTINEDEEIIDKVDSIAEDDDDAEENKNDADEDPEDNPVEDIENEENDSESEQECEADPQPETQTRKKNRIIKAFEDDNSDEDDLDLLQTPKPSNVAPITATQFQLSAHKLFDVETRRTASDEENELLDLCSGQFPPTQTHSSAAPSVDPAVISQIPMTQFGGSSQAADELEGLCSGTFATQLPSQATTQQLEQQEESEVPAAVSNRIVSSDEEAQVDVLEVDKPRNKKLTKKRPKKKAKLGFSDDEDSDGEVQEFEEESDAEPVEEIPETFVDYDSEENEIVVEMTKKDRKIRAANFVDKEAELSESEWGSADEDEKNMDEYDIELGDEDQFDRDKLRHELGQIHARKMMDQDIREVRKIKELLFEEEEEGANRQRQFRWKNVEAGFSLDDNRPDNGEGNDGSGDEENEHLWRKIRYEREQLLLEKGLKPEVALPLSTSVINTSNNGNSPSIRRLNIISSKKTTVEVKKSSPFLISKTIAGKQQKSAVRGSFLVRDQQTLTKLAGLTKGTSGDVDAAEGTISVKSAKAKNFVFATLTEEEHENRKRKAADILNSSTETGVNFMKKPKMEPRRDKCLIDQLL; encoded by the exons ATGAGTGAATCGCTTGCAgaaactgcagctgcagcggaAAATGAAGAGCAGGCCGACGACTCGATGGAAAAGCTGGTCTTCGACGAGGAAGACGAGCAGATGGTCTCCGGCGAAGATTTACTGGGTGGCAAGAGTTTGATGATGTCGGATGACAGCGAAACCGAAGATGGAACCCAGGAAAAGGCCCTAAAGGTATCACCCAAGAACAGGCGGCGAAGGATGATGGACAGTGACCAGAAGGATGAACCCCTAGAGCAAGGAAAGGATGATTCCACAAAAAACAACGAAGATGTGGAGGAGAAGATGGTTTCCAGGCCGAAAAAGAAGGTATCCGCCATCATAGATTCGGATAATGATGAAGAGCAGCAGGCGGACAAAAAGACGCggaaggaggaggagaagcaaCCCGTCAAAAAAAGCAAGAAGAAGCAATCCCAGGTGGATGACGaccaggaggagcaggagaaaCCTGTTAAACCTAATAAGACAAAGAAGGCGGTAAAGAATAAGAAGCTGACCCAAGCAGACAAGGTGGAGGACGACCAAGATAACTCTTCCAAGGAGGGCAAACCAAAAAAAGTggtcaaaaataagaaacaaacGGCTAAAGAGGATAAATCCCAAGCAAACGAAGAGGACGACCACCATCAGCAGGATGAGAAACCTGCAAAGACACAAAAGTCAAAAAAGTTGTCCAAGAAACAGATGCAACCAGAGGATGAAAAGGAGGACAATGGCACTGCACAGGATAAGAAGAAACCTCCACCAaaatcaaaagcaaaaaagTCCGTCAAATCTAAAATAGATTCCCAATTAGACAAAGAGGAGGATCTGCAAATGGACGTGGATGAAGACCCTAAAATTGACCAAGAAGATCAGGAGACTCAAAAGCAGAAGAAATCAGCCAAGAAAATTAACAAGGACAATAAGGAAAAGTCAGGTGGAGACCAGGAACACCAAGAGCAAAAGAAGGCACCcaagaaaaacaagaaaattaaTTCGGATAATATAGACACCATCGATGATAAGGAACAGATAGTTAAGCCAAAAAAGCTGACCAAGAAAATCAAAAAGAAAGTACTGAGCGATGACGAGTCAGAGGAAAATCACGATGATGAGGTGGAGGATCAGACTCTCAAGAAAATGGGCAGTGAAAACAAGCCAGACATGGGCAGCGATAAGGAAGACCAGGAAATGCAGGAACCTCccaaaaaagcaaagaaaagtAAGCAACGAATGGACAGTGAAAGCGAAGATGAAATTCCGAAAACCCAAAGCGAAGAAGAAACCAGTTCACCCAAAAATAAACTGAAAGGGTTGGTGGACTCCGAATCTGAACCGGAAGAAGCTGCTGCGGAAGTAAGTCCCGTCAAGAACAAACTTAAAGGATTGGTGGACTCGGAATCGGAAACAGAGCTAGACAATCCAGAGGAATCTGCAGGAGAACAGGAAGCGCCCATTGAAAGCGCTCTCTCCAGAGAGAAACCTAAGAAGCCCAAAGTTGTTCGC GAATCAGCTAAGAAAGCGCTGGAGGGGATGCAGGCCATCCAAAGTGAACAGCAGCGTTTGCACCGCGAGGCACACATCAATGTGCCCTATCATCAGCCGAAACCAAGGACACTGAAGGAGTTTCTTAGCCGACGAACCATCAACGCTCCACTGGCCACGGCTCTGGCTGGAGGAAGTCCCATGCCCAGCAGGCAGCCAAGGAAGTCAGTGGGACTGCGGATGACCAGGGAGGAATTGGAGGCTTATGC AAAACTTATGGAGGATCGCGCCAAAGAAGCTACTGAGTTCTTTAAGTCTGAATCAGAGCCAGATGAGGAGGATGATTCGGAGAACGAAGAACCTATGGAATTAAAAGACAATCCAGGTGTTATGGATGAGAGGCTGGATAATCCAAAAACTCCAGAAGAGCCCAAGAACGACACAGAGGACATGACCAGCCAAGCAGTTATTGAGGAACCTGTCCTGGATGAAGATAATCCCGTCGGGGAAGAAGCATTGGTGGCAGATTCTATTAATGAAGAAGAACCCATTCCCTCCACCTCTACTGCAGCTGCCCTAAATATCGCAGATAACTTGGAAAGTCATCAAGAGACTAATACGACATCCCCCAGCAAAGTCTGTCTGGTTACAGAAGTGGTGGAACTGCCCAAGCTGGACTTGAGCACCATCAATATAACACCGCCCTCTAAGCCAGCAACTCCTAAGATCAGCGAAGTTATTCGCCGGCTGAAGATTGAGAAGAGCTTAGATGAGAGCCCTTCGCTGAAAGGGGATCCCAACATGGTTATTGATCTGGAAACGGGTGATATGTTCGCCAAAAAACCAACTGGTGTGGATGATCTGCTAAACCGTCTGATGAAAACGCGAGAAGCTAAAAAGCACAAGACCACAGAGACTGTCAA CATCCTAACCACTGAACATGGCAAGCTGGAGATGTCCAAGGTGAGCATTCACCTGCATGAAGAGGAAATTGCAAAAGAACCGAAACCCGGAGCGGGTTACTTGAAAATGCAGGAGCATCTAAAAACCCTGATCACTAAGAAACGCATGGAGGACCTGCGCAAGAAGCAGGCTGAAGAACAGGAGAAAATGGCAGAAGATGAGGAGGAAGGcatggatgtggatgaggaGTACGAACCGGAAGATAAACCTGGTTATGCAGAAGTAACTATAAATGAAGACGAGGAAATCATAGATAAGGTTGATAGCATTGCTGAGGATGATGACGATGctgaagaaaacaaaaacgatgCAGACGAAGACCCCGAAGACAATCCAGTTGAAGACATTGAGAATGAGGAAAATGACAGTGAAAGTGAGCAGGAATGTGAAGCGGACCCACAGCCAGAAACGCAAACCAGAAAGAAGAACCGCATCATTAAAGCCTTCGAGGACGACAACTCCGATGAAGATGATCTCGACCTGCTGCAGACTCCGAAGCCAAGCAATGTTGCTCCCATAACCGCTACTCAGTTCCAATTATCCGCCCACAAGCTTTTCGATGTGGAGACCCGACGCACGGCCAGCGACGAGGAGAATGAACTGCTGGATCTGTGTTCCGGCCAGTTTCCGCCGACCCAAACGCATTCCTCCGCCGCTCCTTCGGTGGATCCAGCTGTGATTAGTCAGATTCCCATGACACAGTTTGGCGGCAGCAGCCAGGCAGCGGATGAACTGGAGGGTCTGTGTTCTGGTACCTTCGCAACCCAGTTGCCATCGCAAGCAACCACTCAACAGCTGGAACAGCAGGAAGAATCCGAAGTACCGGCAGCAGTATCGAACAGAATAGTATCCAGCGACGAAGAAGCACAGGTGGATGTCTTGGAAGTCGATAAGCcaagaaacaaaaaacttaCCAAGAAAAGGCCAAAGAAAAAGGCCAAATTAGGCTTCTCGGATGATGAAGATAGCGATGGTGAAGTTCAGGAATTCGAGGAGGAAAGTGACGCAGAGCCAGTGGAGGAAATACCGGAAACCTTTGTAGACTACGATTCCgaggaaaatgaaattgttgtgGAGATGACTAAGAAGGATCGTAAAATACGAGCCGCCAACTTTGTGGACAAAGAAGCAGAGCTGTCTGAATCCGAATGGGGATCTGCCGACGAGGATGAGAAGAACATGGACGAGTACGACATTGAGTTGGGCGACGAAGATCAGTTCGATCGTGATAAACTGCGGCATGAGCTTGGCCAGATACATGC GCGTAAAATGATGGATCAGGATATTCGGGAAGTGCGCAAGATCAAGGAATTGCTCTTCGAAGAGGAGGAAGAGGGAGCGAATCGCCAGCGCCAATTCCGTTGGAAGAACGTGGAGGCCGGATTCAGTCTAGACGATAATCGACCTGACAATGGTGAAGGAAACGACGGCAGTGGCGATGAGGAGAACGAGCATCTGTGGCGAAAAATACGCTATGAACGCGAGCAGCTTCTCTTAGAGAAGGGTTTAAAACCG GAGGTGGCCTTACCGCTTTCCACGTCCGTGATAAACACCAGTAACAATGGTAATTCGCCGTCCATTCGCCGACTGAACATAATTTCCTCTAAGAAGACAACCGTGGAGGTGAAGAAAAGTTCTCCATTCCTGATCTCAAAAACAATAGCTGGCAAGCAGCAGAAGAGCGCTGTTCGTGGCTCCTTTCTAGTTCGGGACCAGCAGACGCTCACCAAACTGGCAGGACTCACAAAAGGAACCTCCGGCGATGTGGACGCCGCGGAGGGGACTATTTCAGTGAAGTCTGCGAAGGCGAAAAACTTTGTTTTCGCCACGCTAACGGAGGAGGAACACGAG AATCGAAAGAGAAAAGCTGCCGATATACTGAATAGCAGCACCGAGACTGGGGTAAACTTCATGAAGAAACCGAAGATGGAGCCTCGGAGAGACAAGTGCCTAATAGATCAGCTCCTTTGA
- the LOC6610769 gene encoding peroxisomal membrane protein PMP34, with amino-acid sequence MVAPSKLSQVLSYQNFVHAVSGAAGGCIAMSTFYPLDTVRSRLQLEEAGEVRSTRQVIKEIVLGEGFQSLYRGLGPVLQSLCISNFVYFYTFHALKAVASGGSPSQHSALKDLLLGSIAGIINVLTTTPFWVVNTRLRMRNVAGTSDEVNKHYKNLLEGLKYVAQKEGIAGLWSGTIPSLMLVSNPALQFMMYEMLKRNIMRFTGGEMGSLSFFFIGAIAKAFATVLTYPLQLVQTKQRHRSKESDSKPSTSAGSKPRTESTLELMISILQHQGIRGLFRGLEAKILQTVLTAALMFMAYEKIAGTVVMLLKRN; translated from the exons ATGGTGGCCCCCTCGAAACTCAGCCAGGTGCTTAGCTACCAGAACTTTGTGCATGCCGTATCCGGAGCTGCG GGCGGCTGCATCGCCATGAGCACCTTCTATCCACTGGACACGGTGCGTTCGCGCCTGCAAC TGGAAGAAGCCGGCGAGGTGCGGAGTACCAGGCAGGTGATCAAGGAGATTGTGCTGGGCGAGGGATTCCAGTCCCTGTACCGAGGTCTTGGTCCTGTTCTGCAGAGCCTGTGCATTTCGAACTTTGTCTACTTCTACACATTCCATGCCCTCAAGGCGGTGGCATCGGGAGGCTCGCCATCCCAGCACAGCGCTCTCAAGGATCTGCTCCTGGGTAGCATTGCCGGCATCATCAATGTGCTCACCACCACACCCTTTTGGGTGGTCAACACGCGACTGCGCATGCGCAACGTGGCCGGAACCTCAGACGAGGTGAACAAGCACTACAAGAACCTGCTGGAGGGTCTCAAGTACGTGGCCCAAAAGGAGGGCATCGCCGGACTGTGGTCGGGCACCATACCCTCCCTGATGCTGGTCTCTAATCCCGCGCTGCAGTTCATGATGTACGAGATGCTTAAGCGCAACATTATGCGCTTCACCGGCGGTGAGATGGGCAGCTTGAGTTTCTTCTTTATTGGTGCCATTGCCAAGGCCTTCGCCACGGTGCTGACCTATCCGTTGCAGTTGGTCCAGACCAAGCAGCGTCATCGCAGCAAGGAGTCGGACTCGAAGCCGTCCACTTCGGCGGGATCCAAGCCCCGCACCGAGAGCACACTGGAGCTGATGATCAGCATACTGCAGCACCAGGGCATTCGTGGACTGTTCCGCGGTCTGGAGGCCAAGATCCTGCAAACCGTGCTCACGGCAGCCCTGATGTTCATGGCCTACGAAAAGATAGCCGGCACCGTGGTCATGCTGCTCAAGCGCAACTGA
- the LOC6610770 gene encoding THUMP domain-containing protein 1 homolog, producing the protein MEPASKKSKMGKNVKFNNNKKKYFHARREVLQPGQRGFFATCNINEKACVRECYNLLNHYADILYGSEKPENEPEKKQPEEGAAGDAGEDVPKPAAGGTSDDDDDLEAAAAKCREMLSHRKMRFQNVDTKTTNCVFIRTELEDPVALAKHIINDIATTGKSMSRFVLRLVPIEAVCRANMPDIITSAGYLFDKHFLKEPTSYSIIFNHRYNQQIKRDEIITQLAELVNSKNMGNKVDLKKAKKSIIVEVLRGSCLLSVIDNYLECKKFNLAELANPSDKKSAGEGDSKSETSEVANGNDKEQAESSEESKSNDDENKDSTENDK; encoded by the coding sequence ATGGAACCCGCatcaaaaaaatcgaaaatggGTAAAAACGTAAAGtttaacaacaacaagaaaaagTATTTCCACGCCAGGAGGGAGGTGCTCCAACCTGGCCAACGTGGATTCTTCGCCACGTGCAACATCAACGAGAAGGCATGTGTTCGCGAATGCTACAATTTGTTGAACCACTATGCTGACATACTTTACGGTTCGGAAAAGCCAGAGAATGAGCCGGAAAAGAAGCAGCCAGAGGAAGGAGCAGCTGGTGATGCGGGAGAGGATGTTCCGAAGCCAGCGGCAGGAGGCACCAgtgatgacgacgacgacctGGAGGCAGCTGCCGCCAAATGCCGCGAAATGCTTTCGCATCGCAAGATGCGATTCCAGAATGTAGACACCAAAACCACCAACTGCGTGTTCATCCGCACCGAACTGGAGGATCCGGTGGCCCTGGCTAAACACATCATCAACGACATAGCGACCACCGGCAAGTCCATGTCCCGATTTGTCCTACGCCTGGTGCCCATCGAAGCCGTATGCCGCGCCAACATGCCGGACATCATCACTTCCGCCGGATACCTCTTCGACAAGCACTTCCTCAAGGAGCCCACCAGCTATAGCATCATCTTCAATCATCGCTATAATCAGCAGATCAAGCGCGACGAAATCATCACCCAACTGGCCGAGCTGGTCAACTCCAAGAACATGGGCAACAAGGTGGACCTGAAGAAGGCCAAGAAATCCATCATCGTGGAGGTCTTGAGGGGCTCTTGCCTGCTTAGCGTGATCGACAACTATCTGGAGTGCAAAAAGTTCAATCTGGCCGAACTGGCCAATCCTAGCGATAAAAAATCTGCTGGCGAAGGAGATTCGAAGTCAGAGACTTCAGAGGTCGCCAATGGCAACGATAAGGAGCAAGCTGAATCTTCAGAAGAGTCCAAGTCTAATGACGATGAGAATAAGGACTCTACTGAGAATgacaaataa